In Nitratireductor basaltis, the following are encoded in one genomic region:
- a CDS encoding NADP-dependent isocitrate dehydrogenase, which produces MGKIKVANPVVELDGDEMTRIIWQFIKEKLIHPYLDIDLKYFDLGIESRDATDDQITIDAANAIKEHGVGVKCATITPDEARVEEFGLKKMYRSPNGTIRNILGGVIFREPIIMKNVPRLVPGWTQPIIVGRHAFGDQYRATDFKFPGKGKLTIKFVGEDGQEIEHEVYDAPSAGVAMAMYNLDDSIRDFARASMNYALMRKVPCYLSTKNTIMKVYDGRFKDIFQEVYETEFKEKYEEAKIWYEHRLIDDMVASALKWSGGYVWACKNYDGDVQSDTVAQGFGSLGLMTSVLMTPDGKTVEAEAAHGTVTRHYRQHQKGEETSTNSIASIFAWTRGLAHRAKLDDNAELAKFANTLEKVCIDTVESGFMTKDLALLIGPDQPWLSTTGFLDKIDENLQKAMA; this is translated from the coding sequence ATGGGCAAAATCAAGGTCGCGAACCCGGTCGTCGAACTCGACGGCGACGAGATGACCCGCATCATCTGGCAGTTCATCAAGGAAAAGCTGATCCACCCCTATCTGGATATCGACCTGAAATATTTTGACCTGGGGATCGAGTCGCGTGATGCCACCGACGACCAGATCACGATTGATGCAGCCAATGCCATCAAGGAACACGGTGTGGGCGTAAAGTGCGCCACCATCACACCGGATGAAGCGCGCGTCGAGGAATTCGGCCTGAAGAAGATGTATCGTTCGCCCAACGGCACGATCCGCAACATTCTGGGCGGCGTGATCTTCCGCGAACCGATCATCATGAAGAACGTGCCGCGCCTGGTTCCCGGCTGGACGCAGCCGATCATTGTTGGCCGCCACGCATTTGGCGACCAGTACCGTGCGACCGACTTCAAGTTCCCCGGCAAGGGCAAGCTTACGATCAAGTTCGTCGGTGAGGATGGCCAGGAGATCGAGCACGAAGTCTATGACGCACCGTCCGCGGGCGTTGCCATGGCCATGTACAATCTCGACGACTCCATCCGCGACTTCGCCCGCGCCTCGATGAATTACGCGCTGATGCGCAAGGTGCCGTGCTACCTGTCGACCAAGAACACCATCATGAAGGTCTATGATGGCCGCTTCAAGGACATCTTCCAGGAAGTCTACGAGACCGAATTCAAGGAAAAGTACGAGGAAGCCAAGATCTGGTACGAGCATCGCCTGATCGACGACATGGTCGCTTCCGCACTGAAGTGGTCCGGCGGCTATGTCTGGGCGTGCAAGAACTATGACGGTGACGTTCAGTCCGACACGGTTGCACAGGGCTTCGGTTCGCTCGGCCTCATGACCTCGGTCCTGATGACGCCGGATGGCAAGACGGTCGAGGCGGAAGCCGCACACGGCACCGTGACGCGCCACTATCGCCAGCACCAGAAGGGCGAAGAGACCTCCACCAACTCCATCGCCTCGATCTTCGCCTGGACGCGTGGCCTCGCCCACCGTGCGAAGCTCGACGACAATGCGGAACTGGCGAAATTCGCCAACACGCTGGAAAAGGTCTGCATCGACACGGTCGAATCCGGCTTCATGACCAAGGATCTGGCACTTCTCATCGGTCCGGATCAGCCATGGCTCTCCACGACCGGGTTCCTCGACAAGATCGACGAGAACCTGCAGAAGGCCATGGCATAA
- the alaS gene encoding alanine--tRNA ligase: protein MSGVNDIRSTFLDYFAKNGHEIVSSGPLVPRNDPTLMFTNAGMVPFKNVFTGLETRPYSTAVSAQKCVRAGGKHNDLDNVGYTARHHTFFEMMGNFSFGDYFKERAIELAWNLVTKEFGLDAKRLLVTVYHTDDEAASFWKKIAGLSDDRIIRIPTNDNFWAMGDTGPCGPCSEIFYDHGEGIPGGPPGSPDEDGDRFIEIWNLVFMQFEQLSPDERVNLPRPSIDTGMGIERVAAVLQGVHDNYEIDLFKALIRASVEATGVEAAGKSHASHKVIADHLRASSFLIADGVLPSNEGRGYVLRRIMRRAMRHAQLLGADEPLMWKLVPALVREMGQAYPELVRGEALITETLKLEETRFRKTLARGLNLLSDATNDMSEGAELDGETAFKLYDTYGFPLDLTQDALRQRNIKVDLEGFNAAMERQKAEARANWAGSGEAATEAVWFAVKDDAGASDFLGYETEEAEGVVTAIVVDGAQAREAEAGQDVALVTNQTPFYAESGGQIGDTGVVSGEGFRIEITDTQRKGDGLIVHFGKIAEGKVSVGDEVELKVDAARRKRIRANHSATHLLHEALREVLGDHVAQKGSLVAPDRLRFDFSHPKPITDEELSRIEDRANEIVLQNDKVVTRLMAVDDAIAEGARALFGEKYGDEVRVVSMGLCDSGERAGKSWSIELCGGTHVRATGDIGLVRIVSEGAVASGVRRIEALTGPAARAHLDEQERRLKEAASLLKVSPADVAARVSSLVEERRKLERELNETKRKLALGGGGAQTGGSEREDVAGVGFLGRVVEGISGKDLKPLADEGKQSLGSGVVTFVGTSEDGKASVVVGVTDDLTDRFSAVDLVRAASAAIGGKGGGGRPDMAQAGGPDGSQAQAAIDAVKAALAS from the coding sequence ATGAGTGGCGTCAACGACATCCGGTCGACTTTTCTAGACTATTTCGCGAAGAACGGACACGAGATCGTTTCCTCCGGTCCACTCGTTCCGCGCAATGATCCGACCCTCATGTTCACCAATGCGGGAATGGTGCCCTTCAAGAACGTGTTCACGGGTCTGGAGACGCGTCCCTATTCGACCGCTGTTTCCGCGCAGAAATGCGTTCGCGCCGGCGGCAAGCACAACGATCTCGACAATGTCGGCTACACTGCGCGCCATCACACCTTCTTCGAGATGATGGGCAATTTCTCCTTCGGCGACTACTTCAAGGAGCGCGCCATCGAGCTGGCCTGGAACCTCGTGACGAAGGAGTTCGGGCTGGATGCCAAGCGCCTGCTCGTCACCGTCTATCACACCGACGACGAGGCAGCCTCGTTCTGGAAAAAGATCGCGGGCCTCTCGGATGACCGCATCATCCGCATTCCGACCAATGACAATTTCTGGGCCATGGGCGACACCGGTCCCTGCGGCCCGTGTTCCGAAATTTTCTACGATCACGGCGAAGGCATTCCCGGCGGTCCACCCGGAAGCCCCGATGAAGACGGCGACCGATTCATCGAGATCTGGAACCTCGTTTTCATGCAGTTCGAGCAGCTTTCGCCTGATGAGCGCGTGAACCTGCCGCGCCCGTCCATCGATACAGGCATGGGCATCGAGCGCGTGGCCGCCGTCCTTCAGGGGGTTCATGACAATTACGAGATCGACCTGTTCAAGGCGCTGATCCGCGCCTCGGTGGAGGCAACGGGCGTCGAGGCTGCCGGCAAGAGCCATGCCAGCCACAAGGTTATCGCCGACCATCTGCGCGCATCATCCTTCCTCATTGCCGATGGTGTGCTGCCTTCCAACGAAGGTCGCGGCTATGTTCTGCGTCGTATCATGCGCCGCGCCATGCGCCACGCGCAGCTTCTGGGTGCCGACGAACCGCTGATGTGGAAGCTCGTGCCCGCACTCGTGCGCGAAATGGGTCAGGCCTATCCGGAACTGGTGCGCGGTGAAGCGCTTATCACGGAAACGCTGAAGCTGGAGGAAACCCGCTTCCGCAAGACGCTCGCGCGCGGCCTCAACCTTCTTTCCGATGCTACGAATGACATGAGCGAGGGTGCCGAGCTCGACGGCGAGACTGCCTTCAAGCTGTATGACACCTACGGCTTTCCCCTCGACCTGACGCAGGATGCATTGCGCCAGCGCAACATCAAGGTCGATCTTGAAGGCTTCAACGCTGCCATGGAGCGCCAGAAGGCCGAGGCGCGCGCCAATTGGGCGGGTTCGGGCGAAGCGGCCACCGAGGCTGTCTGGTTCGCCGTGAAGGACGACGCAGGCGCCAGCGACTTCCTGGGCTATGAGACGGAGGAAGCAGAGGGCGTGGTCACCGCAATCGTCGTGGACGGCGCGCAGGCCCGCGAGGCCGAAGCCGGGCAGGACGTGGCGCTCGTCACCAATCAGACGCCATTCTACGCCGAATCCGGTGGCCAGATCGGCGATACGGGCGTGGTTTCTGGCGAAGGTTTCCGCATTGAGATCACCGATACGCAGCGCAAGGGCGACGGCCTGATCGTGCATTTCGGCAAGATTGCCGAAGGCAAGGTCAGTGTGGGTGACGAGGTCGAACTGAAGGTCGATGCCGCGCGCCGCAAGCGCATTCGCGCCAACCACTCCGCTACCCACCTCCTGCATGAGGCGCTGCGCGAGGTGCTGGGCGATCACGTGGCACAGAAGGGCTCACTCGTCGCGCCCGACCGCCTGCGTTTCGACTTCTCGCATCCCAAGCCGATCACCGATGAGGAACTTTCCCGCATCGAGGATCGCGCAAACGAGATCGTCTTGCAGAACGACAAGGTGGTTACGCGCCTGATGGCAGTCGACGACGCCATTGCCGAAGGCGCGCGCGCGCTGTTCGGCGAAAAATATGGCGACGAGGTCCGTGTCGTTTCCATGGGCCTCTGCGACAGTGGCGAGCGCGCCGGCAAGAGCTGGTCCATCGAGCTTTGCGGCGGCACCCATGTGCGCGCCACAGGCGATATCGGCCTTGTTCGCATCGTCTCGGAAGGTGCTGTCGCATCGGGCGTACGCCGCATCGAGGCGCTGACCGGTCCTGCCGCTCGCGCCCATCTCGACGAGCAGGAGCGCCGGCTGAAGGAAGCAGCAAGCCTCTTGAAGGTTTCTCCTGCCGATGTGGCCGCCCGGGTTTCGTCTCTCGTCGAAGAGCGCCGCAAGCTCGAGCGTGAGCTGAACGAAACGAAGCGCAAGCTTGCCCTTGGCGGTGGCGGCGCGCAGACCGGAGGCAGCGAGCGGGAGGATGTCGCCGGCGTCGGCTTCCTTGGCCGCGTTGTGGAAGGCATTTCCGGAAAGGATCTCAAGCCGCTCGCCGATGAAGGCAAGCAGTCGCTGGGCTCCGGTGTCGTGACATTCGTCGGCACCTCCGAAGACGGCAAGGCAAGCGTGGTCGTGGGCGTGACCGATGATCTGACGGACCGTTTCTCCGCAGTCGATCTCGTGCGCGCAGCCTCGGCCGCCATTGGCGGCAAGGGTGGCGGCGGCCGTCCCGACATGGCCCAGGCCGGCGGCCCCGATGGCTCCCAGGCTCAGGCCGCCATCGACGCGGTCAAGGCCGCCTTGGCCAGCTGA
- the recA gene encoding recombinase RecA produces the protein MAQNSLRLVEDNSVDKSKALDAALSQIERSFGKGSIMRLGSNDQVVEIETVPTGSLGLDIALGVGGLPRGRIIEVYGPESSGKTTLALHTVAEAQKKGGICGFIDAEHALDPVYARKLGVDLENLLISQPDTGEQALEICDTLVRSGALDVIVVDSVAALTPRAEIEGEMGDSLPGMQARLMSQALRKLTASISRSKTMVIFINQIRMKIGVMFGSPETTTGGNALKFYASVRLDIRRIGSVKDRDEVVGNQTRVKVVKNKLAPPFKQIEFDIMYGEGVSKLGELIDLGVKAGIVEKSGAWFSYNSQRLGQGRENAKNFLRENPAVAEEVELALRQNAGLIAEKFLDDARKDEGLDDAAEG, from the coding sequence ATGGCTCAGAATTCATTGCGGCTTGTAGAGGACAATTCGGTGGACAAATCCAAGGCATTGGACGCTGCCCTCTCGCAGATCGAGCGCTCCTTCGGCAAGGGCTCCATCATGCGTCTGGGGAGCAATGACCAGGTGGTCGAGATCGAGACGGTTCCCACCGGCTCTCTTGGCCTTGATATCGCGCTCGGCGTCGGCGGTTTGCCGCGTGGCCGCATCATTGAGGTTTACGGGCCTGAAAGCTCGGGCAAGACGACGCTTGCTCTCCACACTGTTGCTGAAGCCCAGAAAAAGGGCGGCATCTGCGGCTTCATTGATGCCGAGCATGCGCTGGACCCGGTCTATGCCCGCAAGCTGGGCGTTGACCTGGAAAATCTCCTGATTTCGCAGCCCGACACCGGCGAGCAGGCACTTGAGATCTGTGACACGCTTGTGCGTTCCGGTGCGCTGGATGTGATCGTGGTCGATTCCGTTGCGGCACTCACGCCGCGTGCGGAAATCGAGGGCGAGATGGGTGACTCGCTGCCGGGCATGCAGGCCCGCCTGATGAGCCAGGCGCTGCGCAAGCTCACCGCTTCGATCTCGCGCTCGAAGACCATGGTGATCTTCATCAACCAGATCCGCATGAAGATCGGCGTCATGTTCGGCTCTCCCGAAACCACCACCGGCGGCAATGCGCTGAAATTCTATGCCTCGGTGCGTCTCGACATCCGCCGTATCGGCTCCGTCAAGGATCGTGACGAGGTCGTGGGCAACCAGACCCGCGTGAAGGTTGTCAAGAACAAGCTGGCACCACCCTTCAAGCAGATCGAATTCGACATCATGTATGGCGAGGGCGTTTCCAAGCTCGGCGAGCTGATCGATCTGGGCGTGAAGGCTGGCATCGTCGAGAAATCGGGTGCCTGGTTCAGCTACAATTCCCAGCGTCTGGGGCAGGGGCGTGAGAATGCGAAGAACTTCCTTCGGGAAAACCCTGCGGTCGCAGAGGAAGTCGAACTGGCGCTGCGCCAGAATGCGGGCCTGATTGCCGAGAAATTCCTCGATGATGCGCGCAAGGATGAAGGTCTGGACGACGCAGCCGAGGGCTGA
- a CDS encoding carbohydrate kinase family protein — MPSPIIFATGGAHIDRRGRVSGIHVPEASNPGVMEEEVGGGAFNASCAIARRGCEVRFFSTRGGDSGGEAVARAIEEAGLEDLSATHLDRQTASYTAILDEKGDLVTALADMAIYENCLQRNLRRRKLREAIATSDAVLCDANLPEAALATLAEQVADQPLFAIAISPAKVLRLNVISQHLSVLFMNRREAKALLGMAQDENPDGEVLCRKLAKAGLYGGVISDGGRALFGFESDRLFSLVPPQISQIADVTGAGDALAGATIAARMRGLNLEDALREGLAASALTILSSKAVARFRPDEFAQMVREIGQAQFIADMKEH; from the coding sequence GTGCCATCCCCCATCATATTCGCCACCGGCGGCGCCCATATCGACCGGCGCGGGCGGGTCAGCGGCATTCACGTTCCCGAGGCCTCCAATCCGGGTGTGATGGAAGAAGAAGTCGGCGGCGGTGCATTCAACGCCAGTTGCGCAATTGCGCGGCGCGGATGTGAGGTGCGCTTCTTCTCCACGCGCGGTGGAGACAGCGGTGGCGAGGCCGTTGCGCGCGCGATCGAGGAAGCAGGCCTTGAAGATCTGTCGGCAACGCATCTCGACCGGCAGACAGCAAGCTATACCGCCATTCTCGACGAGAAGGGCGACCTCGTAACCGCACTTGCCGACATGGCGATCTATGAGAACTGCCTCCAGCGCAATCTGCGCAGGCGCAAATTGCGTGAAGCAATTGCAACCAGCGACGCCGTGCTGTGCGACGCCAATCTGCCTGAGGCGGCATTGGCAACACTTGCCGAACAAGTTGCGGACCAACCGCTCTTCGCCATCGCGATTTCTCCGGCGAAGGTGCTGCGCTTGAATGTCATTTCCCAGCACCTGTCGGTCCTGTTCATGAACCGACGTGAAGCCAAAGCACTTTTGGGCATGGCTCAGGACGAAAATCCGGATGGTGAAGTGCTTTGCCGAAAACTGGCCAAGGCGGGCCTTTACGGTGGCGTGATAAGCGATGGCGGTCGAGCGCTTTTCGGGTTTGAAAGCGACAGGCTGTTCAGCCTCGTCCCTCCACAGATCAGCCAGATTGCCGATGTCACGGGCGCAGGTGACGCCCTTGCAGGAGCCACGATAGCGGCTCGAATGCGCGGCCTGAACTTGGAGGACGCATTGCGCGAGGGGTTGGCTGCCTCCGCCCTTACGATACTGAGCAGCAAGGCCGTTGCCCGTTTCCGACCGGACGAGTTCGCGCAGATGGTGAGAGAGATCGGCCAAGCGCAATTCATTGCAGACATGAAGGAGCACTAG
- a CDS encoding pseudouridine-5'-phosphate glycosidase, whose protein sequence is MAQAKALMDIHPEVAEAIKAGRPVVALESTIITHGMPWPENDAMAGKVEAIIREEGAVPATIAVIKGRLKIGLSEQERKELAQTKGAMKLSRADLAFALAEGRDGGTTVAATMIAAAWAGIKVFATGGIGGVHKGAETSFDISADLPELARTPVIVVSAGPKAILDGAKTLEVLETNGVPVVCYQSDVVPAFWSRQSPLPAPLRLDEPQAIARFHAMRQELELGGGMLVANPVPEKDEIPADEMAGFISQAQDDAVRLKISGKEVTPYLLGRLLEITGGRSLATNIALVENNARLAAKIAAGF, encoded by the coding sequence ATGGCGCAAGCCAAGGCATTGATGGATATTCACCCGGAAGTCGCAGAAGCCATCAAGGCCGGTCGCCCGGTCGTGGCGCTCGAAAGCACGATCATCACCCATGGCATGCCATGGCCGGAAAACGATGCCATGGCCGGAAAGGTCGAGGCGATCATTCGCGAGGAAGGTGCCGTGCCGGCCACAATCGCGGTCATCAAGGGGCGGCTGAAAATCGGTCTGTCCGAGCAAGAGCGCAAGGAACTTGCGCAGACGAAAGGCGCGATGAAGCTTTCGCGTGCCGATCTCGCCTTTGCATTGGCCGAGGGTCGCGATGGCGGCACGACCGTGGCAGCCACGATGATTGCGGCAGCCTGGGCCGGCATAAAGGTATTCGCTACCGGCGGCATCGGCGGCGTTCACAAGGGTGCCGAAACAAGCTTCGACATTTCAGCCGATCTTCCTGAACTGGCGCGCACGCCGGTCATCGTGGTCTCGGCAGGACCAAAGGCCATTCTCGATGGCGCCAAGACGCTCGAGGTTCTGGAAACCAATGGCGTGCCGGTGGTGTGCTATCAGAGCGATGTCGTTCCCGCCTTCTGGTCGCGCCAGTCTCCCCTGCCCGCGCCACTTCGCCTCGATGAGCCGCAAGCCATCGCGCGCTTCCATGCCATGCGTCAGGAACTGGAGCTTGGCGGTGGCATGCTGGTGGCCAATCCGGTGCCGGAGAAGGATGAAATCCCCGCAGACGAGATGGCAGGCTTCATCTCCCAGGCGCAGGATGATGCGGTACGTCTCAAGATTTCGGGCAAGGAGGTCACGCCTTACCTGCTCGGTCGACTTCTCGAAATCACCGGCGGCCGGAGCCTGGCGACGAATATCGCCCTGGTGGAAAACAATGCCCGCCTCGCAGCCAAGATCGCGGCGGGCTTCTGA
- a CDS encoding OmpA family protein: MLKKAVAVALIAGFSAGCVTSTDPYTGQQKISNTAGGAALGALAGAGVGLLAGGDDRRNALIGAGIGALAGGSVGAYMDQQEAQLRGQLQGTGVSVTRQGNNIILNMPSNITFNTDQADIQPAFYPTLNSVALVLKKYNQTLVDVIGHTDSTGDDGYNMDLSRRRASSVANYLMAQGAASQRFEVIGMGETQPVASNATPEGRAQNRRVEIQLVPVTQ; this comes from the coding sequence ATGCTCAAGAAAGCCGTTGCCGTAGCTCTGATTGCAGGTTTTTCTGCCGGCTGCGTGACCTCGACAGACCCCTATACGGGTCAGCAGAAGATCTCCAACACCGCAGGCGGCGCAGCCCTTGGCGCGCTGGCCGGTGCGGGCGTGGGCCTTCTGGCCGGTGGCGATGACCGCCGCAACGCCCTGATCGGTGCTGGTATCGGTGCACTGGCAGGCGGTTCCGTCGGCGCCTATATGGATCAGCAGGAAGCGCAGCTTCGCGGTCAGCTTCAGGGCACCGGCGTCAGCGTTACGCGTCAGGGCAACAACATCATCCTGAACATGCCTTCCAACATCACCTTCAATACGGATCAGGCAGACATTCAACCGGCCTTCTATCCGACGCTGAATTCGGTCGCACTGGTCCTCAAGAAGTACAATCAGACGCTTGTTGACGTGATCGGCCACACCGATTCCACCGGTGATGACGGCTACAACATGGATCTGTCGCGCCGCCGCGCGTCCTCGGTTGCAAACTATCTGATGGCACAGGGTGCAGCTTCGCAGCGCTTCGAGGTGATCGGCATGGGTGAAACGCAGCCGGTGGCCTCCAACGCCACGCCGGAAGGCCGTGCGCAGAATCGCCGCGTGGAAATCCAGCTGGTTCCCGTTACCCAGTAG
- a CDS encoding GGDEF domain-containing protein codes for MLQAASAREGKPDIATMIAARMRQMGVTGLPRNYEIFYAVETGTSEELSREFGQLGDRPSQRALDELSRKYFTSNNRDQIVQSAQEQVSESTTDILALMQREQNSIEKFCTILDKTSGGLEGPNALSRDVLQKVVGIMAAATHTTLEQGRTISRAMQEKTAELDEMKTKLARYKRLAETDPLTRVWNRRAFDRRMAEIYNDGREVMFNALILADIDGFKAFNDRHGHPVGDKVLQMVAHLISQKSGQCGFVARTGGEEFAIIVDGKSEDGVYELAEHARTAIAQAEFSIGPTAQQFGPLSISLGICMASEASDAEDLYAKADRALYASKSDGRNRTSRFSKITKGGFAKNWLLYKGE; via the coding sequence ATGCTGCAAGCAGCAAGCGCACGTGAGGGTAAACCGGATATCGCGACCATGATTGCGGCGCGCATGCGCCAGATGGGCGTGACGGGGTTGCCGCGCAACTATGAGATCTTTTACGCGGTTGAGACCGGTACCAGCGAAGAGCTCTCCCGGGAATTCGGCCAGTTGGGCGACCGACCGTCCCAGCGTGCTCTTGATGAGCTGTCGCGCAAATACTTCACCTCCAACAATCGAGACCAGATAGTGCAGTCTGCGCAGGAGCAGGTGTCCGAGAGCACGACCGATATCCTGGCACTGATGCAGCGCGAACAGAATTCGATCGAGAAGTTCTGCACCATACTCGACAAGACATCCGGTGGCCTGGAGGGGCCAAATGCCCTTTCAAGGGATGTGCTGCAGAAGGTGGTCGGCATCATGGCTGCAGCCACGCATACCACTCTGGAGCAGGGGCGTACCATTTCCAGGGCGATGCAGGAAAAGACTGCAGAGCTTGATGAGATGAAGACGAAGCTGGCGCGCTACAAGCGGCTGGCCGAAACCGATCCCCTCACGCGTGTCTGGAACCGTCGCGCCTTCGATCGCCGCATGGCCGAGATCTACAACGACGGGCGCGAGGTCATGTTCAATGCCCTGATCCTGGCCGATATCGACGGCTTCAAGGCATTCAACGACCGTCATGGCCATCCTGTCGGTGACAAGGTTCTGCAGATGGTAGCGCATCTGATCTCCCAGAAATCCGGCCAATGCGGCTTCGTCGCGCGCACAGGTGGAGAAGAATTCGCAATCATCGTCGACGGGAAGAGCGAGGACGGCGTATACGAACTGGCAGAACATGCCCGCACCGCCATCGCGCAGGCCGAGTTTTCGATCGGGCCGACCGCCCAGCAATTCGGCCCGCTCTCCATATCGCTTGGCATCTGCATGGCATCAGAGGCAAGTGATGCGGAAGATCTGTACGCCAAGGCCGACCGCGCCCTTTATGCATCGAAGAGCGATGGGCGAAACCGCACGAGCCGGTTCTCGAAGATCACGAAGGGCGGATTTGCGAAGAACTGGCTGCTCTACAAGGGTGAGTAG
- a CDS encoding MerR family transcriptional regulator → MREYYTITELTREFGISTRTLRFYEDEGLIHPVRRGRTRLYRPSDRHLVRQILRGRRIGFSINEIREIIQVYKSPPGEVAQLNLMVRRIEEKRETLRQKRRDLEDTLSELDQAEEAVVERLAELGVKT, encoded by the coding sequence ATGCGTGAATATTACACGATTACCGAGCTGACACGCGAATTCGGTATCTCGACGCGTACACTGCGCTTCTATGAAGACGAGGGTCTGATTCACCCTGTGCGCCGGGGTCGCACCCGTCTTTATCGTCCGTCGGACCGTCACCTGGTGCGACAAATACTGCGGGGGCGCCGGATAGGATTCTCGATAAACGAGATTCGTGAGATCATACAGGTATACAAGAGCCCTCCCGGAGAGGTGGCGCAGCTGAACCTTATGGTCCGGCGTATCGAGGAGAAGCGCGAGACGCTTCGCCAGAAGCGTCGTGACCTTGAGGACACGCTTTCGGAGCTGGACCAGGCGGAAGAGGCGGTCGTCGAGCGTCTGGCGGAGCTCGGTGTCAAAACCTGA
- the mgtE gene encoding magnesium transporter has product MSDNQPETEEATGVEETGIYDADGVISSDFLAHIGAAIADRATLTLKQDVSSLHQSEIGDLLEALLPEQRRALVELMGDDFDFTALTEVDEAIRLDIVESLPNAQIAQAVQQLDSDDAVYILEDLETEDQDEILAQLPFTERIRLRRSLGYPEETAGRRMQTEFVAVPPFWTVGQTIDYMRDDQNLPENFSQVFVIDPGFRLVGAVDLDRILRSKRNVRIEDVMRETRHAIPATMDQEEAAQIFEQYDLLSAAVVDENERLVGVLTIDDVVDVIQQEAEEDLLRMGGVGDEELSDSVMTAARSRVPWLLVNLITAFLAASVIGLFDATIQQIVALAVLMPIVAGMGGNAGSQTMTVTVRALATRDLDIYNAGRIIRREMGVGLLNGAIFATLIGLVAALWFRDPDIGGIIATAMVINMFVAALGGILIPLLLDKVGADPAVASSVFVTAVTDVVGFFAFLGLATWWFGFL; this is encoded by the coding sequence TTGAGCGACAATCAGCCGGAAACAGAAGAAGCCACCGGGGTTGAGGAAACCGGCATCTATGATGCGGACGGCGTTATTTCTTCGGATTTTCTGGCCCATATCGGTGCGGCCATCGCCGACCGGGCAACGCTGACGCTCAAACAGGATGTAAGTTCACTCCACCAGTCCGAGATCGGCGATCTTCTCGAAGCGCTTCTTCCAGAGCAGCGGCGCGCCCTTGTGGAACTGATGGGCGATGACTTCGACTTCACTGCGCTCACGGAAGTGGATGAGGCGATTCGCCTGGATATTGTCGAGAGCCTGCCAAATGCGCAGATCGCTCAGGCAGTCCAGCAGCTTGATTCCGATGACGCGGTTTACATTCTCGAAGATCTCGAGACTGAGGATCAGGACGAGATCCTGGCGCAGTTGCCCTTCACCGAGCGCATCCGTCTGCGGCGCTCGCTTGGCTATCCGGAAGAGACGGCCGGTCGACGCATGCAGACCGAGTTTGTCGCCGTACCGCCTTTCTGGACGGTCGGCCAGACCATCGACTACATGCGCGACGACCAGAACCTGCCGGAAAACTTCTCCCAGGTATTCGTCATCGATCCCGGCTTCCGGCTGGTTGGTGCTGTCGATCTCGATCGCATACTTCGCTCGAAGCGCAATGTGCGCATCGAAGATGTGATGCGCGAAACGCGCCACGCCATTCCAGCCACGATGGATCAGGAAGAAGCCGCCCAGATCTTTGAGCAATACGACCTCTTGTCTGCGGCCGTCGTGGACGAGAACGAGCGCCTTGTCGGTGTTCTGACAATCGATGACGTGGTGGATGTCATCCAGCAGGAGGCGGAAGAGGATCTCTTGCGCATGGGCGGCGTGGGCGACGAGGAGCTTTCCGATAGCGTGATGACCGCCGCGCGCTCTCGCGTGCCCTGGCTGCTTGTCAATCTGATTACCGCGTTCCTTGCAGCCTCGGTGATAGGCCTCTTCGACGCTACCATTCAGCAGATTGTCGCGCTGGCAGTCCTGATGCCGATCGTCGCGGGTATGGGCGGCAATGCCGGGTCCCAGACCATGACCGTCACCGTTCGCGCGCTGGCGACACGCGACCTCGATATCTACAATGCCGGGCGCATCATCCGGCGTGAGATGGGAGTGGGGCTCCTGAACGGAGCGATATTCGCCACGCTGATCGGTCTTGTGGCGGCACTTTGGTTTCGTGATCCGGATATCGGCGGAATAATCGCAACCGCGATGGTCATAAACATGTTCGTCGCGGCATTGGGCGGCATTCTCATCCCGCTTCTGCTCGACAAGGTCGGCGCCGACCCTGCGGTCGCGTCGTCTGTTTTCGTGACGGCCGTTACCGATGTCGTGGGCTTCTTCGCCTTCCTGGGACTGGCGACCTGGTGGTTTGGCTTTCTCTGA
- a CDS encoding thermonuclease family protein: MTALTYTLITCASLLAVDGDTIKCDGQNMRLLGPGAPNVEGIDTPETRNAKCAKEKLLGDQATLRLKELLRQDVEIEDSGVRDRWGRPLVKVKMPNGETAGEVLLRDGYAVRWRPGYKARWCEG, translated from the coding sequence ATGACCGCCCTCACCTATACCCTGATCACCTGCGCCTCACTGCTTGCGGTTGATGGTGATACCATCAAGTGCGATGGCCAGAACATGCGCCTGCTCGGACCAGGAGCGCCGAATGTCGAGGGGATAGACACGCCCGAGACACGCAACGCGAAATGCGCCAAGGAGAAGCTTCTGGGAGATCAGGCCACGCTTCGCCTGAAGGAACTGCTGAGGCAGGATGTCGAGATCGAAGACAGCGGCGTCAGAGATCGCTGGGGCAGACCATTGGTGAAGGTCAAGATGCCGAATGGCGAGACTGCCGGAGAGGTGTTGCTTCGCGATGGCTACGCGGTACGGTGGCGACCGGGATACAAGGCGAGGTGGTGTGAGGGATGA